In the genome of Cryptococcus deuterogattii R265 chromosome 6, complete sequence, one region contains:
- a CDS encoding phospholipase D, translated as MSMPASDPHGTIDPEKQARHHKHFSKLRNKVDSLQSDLSRLGIAISTTWNPNHRHDEEWEKEVDAKIEAIRDSHRFRSFSGERDGNIVKWHVDGHDYFWALSEAIESAKECIMILDWWLSPELQLRRPAALFPEWRLDKLLKKKAEQGVRIYVQVYKEVDISMSLSSKHTKHALENLHENISVMRHPDHSGGELVYYFSHHEKLCIIDNTIACMGGLDACFGRWDTRNHPLADVHPTEFWRTLFPGQDYNNSRVMDFQTVDKYTSNALAVQVTARMPWHDVSLSMIGPSVVDLVQHFCERWNFVKKFKYKHNHRMEWLSLPDPWNEVRSREDEKKLIEENEFRLNHPHLSEWKETGRQFFHPYHFPPSEAPRATEPIPHGTSRVQVLRSAADWSHGILLENSIQQAYIGLIREANHCIYIENQFLFRVARITSQCRTLLPSRWLRESFQLLKRVENSRSSFSSLPYLLFLETSRVSQALKPSWRLSIARSIVVAPLSSRWSVKQDSSLLTISPRIKAMENKSGITFHEAQVALAKIYTGSEDVSGGVDDEVVNIEQPHDQTTGVDEIGKKDTVQRAVRLPKTMDEAKDIINRFQQAAQNDDKHVSDNVCQHALQDSTTLFDEQWDGTEEEELSCFVSELCYIHSKIMIVDDRRVICGSANINDRSMNGDHDSEIALVIEDSDMIESMMDGKKYMASTYATTLRRTLMREHIGLLPPQPAFDEKNQPTASMHPAPLPHMYDFGSAEDKAVEDVLSDEFTDLWIGTGRRNREAFEKVFKPVPSDDIRNWEDYKEYLKPHIGISSGHVIDKTLTLQQVKEELSKIRGHLVDMPINFCIDLKWMTEGDWLSVNQYTLALYV; from the exons ATGTCCATGCCAGCATCTGACCCACATGGTACGATTGATCCTGAGAAACAGGCACGACATCATAAACATTTCTCGAAGCTTCGCAACAAGGTAGACTCTTTGCAGTCCGACTTATCCAGGCTCGGAATCGCAATTTCTACAACCTGGAACCCAAATCATAGACATGATGAGgagtgggaaaaggaggtcGATGCCAAAATTGAAGCCATAAGGGACTCTCATAGGTTCAGGAGCTTTTctggggagagagatggaaacaTTGTCAAGTGGCATGTTGATGGGCATG ATTACTTCTGGGCTCTTTCCGAGGCTATTGagtcagcaaaagaa TGTATTATGATCCTCGACTGGTGGTTGTCACCTGAGCTCCAG CTTCGACGACCTGCAGCCCTCTTCCCAGAGTGGCGCCTTGATaagctcttgaagaagaaggccgagCAGGGCGTCCGTATCTATGTTCAAGTGTACAAGGAG GTCGATATCTCAatgtctctttcttccaaacATACTAAA CATGCACTCGAGAATCTTCACGAGAACATTAGTGTCATGCGACATCCGGATCACAGTGGAG GGGAGCTGGTATACTACTTTTCGCATCATGAAAAACTCTGTATCATCGACAACACCATTGCTTGTATGGGAGGTCTTGATGCTTGCTTTGGTCGATGGGACACAAGGAATCATCCACTTGCCGATGTCCACCCTACTGAATTCTGGAGGACTCTGTTCCCAGGTCAAGACTACAACAACTCTCGAGTGATGGACTTCCAG ACTGTGGATAAATACACTTCCAATGCCCTCGCGGTTCAAGTCACAGCCAGAATGC CTTGGCATGATGTGTCTCTTTCGATGATCGGCCCCTCTGTTGTTGATTTGGTCCAACACTTTTGCGAGAGGTGGAACTTCGTCAAGAAATTCAA GTACAAGCACAATCATAGAATGGAGTGgctttctcttcctgacC CCTGGAATGAGGTCCGATCTcgtgaagatgaaaagaaactAATTGAAGAAAACGAGTTCCGTCTCAACCATCCCCATTTGTCCgagtggaaagaa ACCGGTCGCCAATTCTTCCACCCCTATCATTTCCCGCCTTCTGAGGCACCCAGAGCTACTGAGCCAATTCCTCATGGTACTTCTAGAGTTCAG GTACTTCGATCTGCGGCTGATTGGAGTCATGGTATCCTCTTGGAGAATAGTATCCAAC AGGCGTATATTGGGTTGATCCGAGAGGCTAATCATTGCATCTATATTGAGAACCAGTTCT TATTTCGAGTTGCAAGGATAACCAGCCAGTGCAGAACCTTATTG CCCTCGCGTTGGCTCAGAGAATCATTTCAGCTGCTCAAGAGGGTAGAAAATTCAAGgtcttcattctcatccctGCCGTACC TGCTTTT CCTGGAGACATCCAGAGTCAGTCAGGCATTAAAGCCATCATGGAGGCTCAG TATCGCACGATCAATCGTGGTGGCGCCTCTATCTTCGAGATGGTCCGTGAAGCAGGATTCGAGCC TACTGACTATATCTCC TCGTATTAAAGCTATGGAAAATAAG TCCGGAATCACTTTCCATGAAGCTCAAGTTGCTCTTGCTAAGATCTACACTGGCTCAGAAGATGTCAGCGGCGGCGTTGACGATGAGGTGGTTAACATCGAGCAGCCTCATGACCAAACAACAGGTGTAGACGAGATAGGCAAGAAAGATACTGTCCAGCGGGCTGTTAGGCTGCCTAAGACCATGGATGAGGCTAAGGACATTATCAACAGATTCCAACAGGCTGCACAGAATGATGACAAGCACGT CTCCGACAACG TGTGTCAACATGCTCTACAAGACTCCACTACTCTATTCGATGAGCAGTGGGACGgtacagaagaggaggagctcTCGTGTTTCGTGTCTGAG CTTTGTTACATTCACAGTAAGATCATGATTGTGGATGACAGACGGGTCATTTGTGGTAGTGCAAATATCAATGACCGTTCAATGAATGGCGATCATGATTCCGAAATTGCGCTGGTAATTG AGGACTCTGACATGATTGAATCCATGATGGACGGTAAGAAATACATGGCTTCGACTTATGCTACGACGCTACGTCGAACTCTCATGCGAG AGCATATTGGTCTACTGCCCCCTCAGCCTGCTTTTGATGAGAAGAACCAGCCTACGGCCTCCATGCACCCcgctcctctccctcacatGTATGACTTTGGTTCCGCGGAGGACAAGGCCGTCGAGGATGTTCTGTCCGACGAATTCACAGATCTGTGGATCGGaactggaaggaggaacaggGAAGCATTTGAAAAAGTTTTCAAACCT GTGCCCAGTGACGATATCAGAAACTGGGAAGACTACAAGGAGTACTTGAAGCCGCATATAGGTATCTCG TCTGGTCATGTCATTGACAAAACTCTTACCCTTCAGcaagtgaaagaagagctcAGCAAGATCAGGGGTCATTTGGTTGATATGCCTATCAACTTCTGCATT GATCTCAAATGGATGACGGAAGGCGATTGGCTTTCCGTCAATCAGTACACTTTGGCGCTATACGTCTAG